One Carettochelys insculpta isolate YL-2023 chromosome 15, ASM3395843v1, whole genome shotgun sequence DNA window includes the following coding sequences:
- the TCOF1 gene encoding treacle protein isoform X2 — MAAAGRGQRQLLVLIHQHLLRAGYVKAARELQLQLGQKEFPAQLTSLEDIFTHWQQTPPNAKKRKASDLERGVPTKKIRVPDPKSSSESSEEETKAVTGAPVVSNSTVQAESSEDEDSSSEEEAVAGKETKEVRPAAASSKAANSLPHVAHNKANATSGKLAAAAGAGKSKAASNKLMPAVPAASSTLVKAGQKKAPAGRPGTAAATRAKVGQSKAVGAVTAKAAESSESSNSSENEEGEKRPAGKLPGPKSALKPPAGKAEQSSEGSSGDTSSEEELETPVLQTKPAGRAVPINATPVKSAPATPVLTKRSPGKVGTPAPWKRTTETPTQGKSGVAKVTAPAKAAGSAKAQDTSESSSDSDSEDEEARSAAQTDPSAKAPQATATLLKSAPATPLAARAAPAKASIPAPRKQLSKLAVPSQASMGPGTPRTTAKAEESSESSDSSGSEDEAPPVPISQKRLPQSQAPSGAKPCPVGTAVSPVKAAASALKGQDSESESSLSSDSEEEEAAQTQPPNAAVKTAAVAQLTSSKKAQALPASLPKVQAAAESSEESDSEEESIPPQQPTPAKLVLAPKPPDTTASAAKLTPPTGTGTHRVAISPGKAAAAAVSESSSSSSSESEDDELPAGQQGAASGKATTPAGKGVQASAPRLQSLSVKGRGPIAGKAGLQAAGGSTQRPVLPVLPAKGPSPESSSSSDSEEEEEETVKQPLKPAGVPQKQGAAKEAESSSSESSEEDQQPSQSLLTGYQGLPKAPAGPQAQKPASLTIPKPGRRKAAATASALVKPRKAALPDVSASDSSDSDTDTEKSPANQKAGSKLPSPGAEVKVASGKGAMVGKAGGKALLVKAGLPLAQNDASSKGAPGPLSAYTLLSIAPSAKESSASESEDETTTAAKALAGPTPGEPEGGKKEKKTKKTTVASAKALKAVKTPKGGDKENKKQKSSLKRKLAAVGAAGVTEPKLKKLKSSLEAPKKKKSKVGSSKEKKKKSGKKKKTLKDKKKKSKKAASGAEPSADGSAPAHKKKKKKKKKKKEAELQGSL; from the exons GACTCCCCCAAATGCCAAGAAACGAAAGGCGAGCGACTTGGAGAGAGGCGTTCCAACAAAAAAGATCAGAGTTCCTGATCCCAAGAGCAGCTCCGAAAGCTCAGAAGAGGAGACAAAAGCTGTGACAG GTGCCCCTGTTGTGAGTAACTCCACAgtgcaggcagagagcagcgagGACGAAGACTCCTCTTCCGAAGAGGAGGCGGTGGctggaaaggaaacaaaggag gTGAGACCCGCTGCTGCCAGTAGCAAAGCTGCCAATTCTCTGCCACATGTTGCCCACAACAAAGCCAATGCTACTTCAGGtaagctggcagctgctgctggggcaggaaaGAGCAAAGCCGCCTCCAACAAGCTCATGCCTGCTGTTCCAGCTGCCTCTTCAACTCTGGTCAAAGCAGGGCAGAAGAAAGCTCCTGCCGGTAGGCCAGGAACTGCTGCAGCAACTCGGGCCAAAGTCGGGCAAAGCAAAGCAGTAGGAGCAGTAACCGCAAAGGCAGCAGAGAGCTCCGAAAGCAGCAATTCGTCGGAGAATGAGGAAGGGGAGAAGAGGCCAGCAGGCAAGCTCCCAGGTCCCAAATCGG CGCTAAAGCCACCAGCTGGAAAGGccgagcagagcagtgagggctCGAGTGGTGACACTTCCTCTGAAGAGGAATTAGAAACCCCAGTGCTCCAG ACAAAACCAGCTGGGAGAGCAGTGCCGATCAACGCAACACCAGTGAAAAGTGCTCCAGCCACTCCAGTGCTTACCAAGAGGTCCCCAGGGAAAGTGGGCACCCCAGCTCCATGGAAACGAACCACAGAAACACCAACCCAGGGCAAATCAGGCGTTGCAAAGGTGACTGCTCCTGCAAAGGCTGCTGGGAGCGCAAAGGCGCAGGACACTTCTGAGAGCAGCAGCGACTCGGACAGCGAAGATGAGGAAGCCAGGTCAGCTGCGCAG ACGGACCCATCTGCAAAAGCTCCCCAGGCCACGGCGACACTGCTGAAAAGTGCACCAGCCACTCCTCTGGCCGCCAGGGCGGCTCCAGCGAAAGCCTCAATACCAGCTCCGCGAAAGCAGCTCTCAAAACTAGCTGTGCCCAGCCAGGCTAGCATGGGGCCTGGAACGCCTAGAACCACTGCAAAGGCAGAAGAGAGTTCAGAGAGCAGCGACTCGTCGGGAAGTGAGGATGAGGCTCCCCCGGTGCCAATAAGCCAGAAG agATTGCCACAGTCTCAGGCTCCTTCTGGTGCCAAGCCCTGCCCGGTTGGTACAGCTGTGAGccctgtgaaagcagctgcaagTGCCTTGAAGGGCCAGGACTCAGAGAGTGAGAGCAGTTTGTCTTCGGACAGcgaggaggaagaggcagcacAAACACAGCCTCCTAATGCTG CAGTGAAGACCGCTGCGGTGGCACAGCTGACGAGCAGCAAGAAGGCCCAGGCCCTGCCAGCATCTCTTCCAAAagtgcaagcagcagcagagagcagtgagGAGTCTGACTCGGAGGAGGAGTCAATCCCTCCACAG cAACCAACCCCAGCAAAACTTGTCCTTGCCCCGAAACCTCCGGACACAACAGCCAGCGCAGCAAAGCTCACGCCGCCCACTGGGACAGGGACACACAGAGTAGCCATCAGCCCCGGGAAGGCAGCTGCTGCCGCAGTGTCTGAGAGCTCAAGTTCGAGTTCCTCCGAGAGCGAGGACGACGAGCTGCCTGCAGGACAG CAAGGGGCTGCCTCAGGTAAAGCCACTACCCCTGCAGGGAAGGGTGTGCAAGCCAGTGCTCCCAGGTTGCAGAGCCTTTCGGTCAAGGGCAGAGGTCCCATTGCAGGAAAAGCAGGACTTCAGGCTGCAGGCGGGAGCACCCAGCGCCCGGTTTTGCCCGTCCTGCCTGCCAAAGGGCCGAGCCCGGAAAGTAGCAGTTCCTCGGACagcgaggaggaagaggaggaaacgGTCAAGCAGCCCCTAAAGCCTG CAGGGGTGCCCCAGAAGCAGGGAGCAGCGAAGGAGGCCGAGAGCTCCTCCTCAGAGTCCAGTGAGGAAGACCAGCAGCCCTCACAG TCCCTTCTCACAGGTTATCAAGGTCTTCCTaaggccccagcagggccccaagCCCAGAAACCTGCTTCCTTGACCATACCCAAACCCGGCCGTagaaaagcagcagccactgccagtgccctCGTGAAACCTAGGAAAGCAGCGCTGCCAGACGTCTCGGCGAGCGACAGCAGTGACTCCGACACAGACACCGAGAAGTCGCcagccaaccagaaggcag GGAGCAAGTTGCCCTCTCCTGGAGCAGAAGTGAAAGTGGCCTCCGGCAAAGGCGCTATGGTGGGGAAAGCGGGAGGCAAGGCCTTGCTAGTAAAGGCAGGCCTGCCTCTGGCTCAGAATGACGCCAGTTCAAAGGGCGCTCCGGGGCCGCTGTCAGCCTACACCCTGCTGTCCATAGCACCATCAGCGAAGGAGAGCTCGGCGAGTGAGAGTGAAGACGAGACGACCACTGCTGCCAAGGCTCTGGCCGGGCCCACACCAGGAGAGCCGGAGGGAGGCAAGAAggagaaaaagacaaagaaaacgACTGTGGCTTCAGCCAAGGCTCTGAAAGCGGTGAAAACACCCAAGGGGGGGGACAAAGAGAACAAGAAGCAGAAATCCTCCCTGAAGAGGAAGCTGGcggcagtgggagctgcgggcGTGACAGAGCCCAAGCTGAAGAAGCTGAAAAGCAGCCTCGAGGcgcccaaaaagaaaaaaagcaaagtgGGAAGCAgcaaggagaaaaagaagaaatctGGTAAAA AGAAGAAGACGCTGAAAGACAAGAAGAAGAAGAGCAAGAAGGCTGCCTCCGGAGCGGAGCCGAGCGCAGACGGGTCTGCTCCTgcccacaaaaagaaaaagaaaaagaaaaag AAGAAGAAAGAGGCTGAGCTCCAGGGATCCTTGTGA
- the TCOF1 gene encoding treacle protein isoform X9 produces the protein MAAAGRGQRQLLVLIHQHLLRAGYVKAARELQLQLGQKEFPAQLTSLEDIFTHWQQTPPNAKKRKASDLERGVPTKKIRVPDPKSSSESSEEETKAVTAGAPVVSNSTVQAESSEDEDSSSEEEAVAGKETKEVRPAAASSKAANSLPHVAHNKANATSGKLAAAAGAGKSKAASNKLMPAVPAASSTLVKAGQKKAPAGRPGTAAATRAKVGQSKAVGAVTAKAAESSESSNSSENEEGEKRPAGKLPGPKSALKPPAGKAEQSSEGSSGDTSSEEELETPVLQTKPAGRAVPINATPVKSAPATPVLTKRSPGKVGTPAPWKRTTETPTQGKSGVAKVTAPAKAAGSAKAQDTSESSSDSDSEDEEARSAAQRLPQSQAPSGAKPCPVGTAVSPVKAAASALKGQDSESESSLSSDSEEEEAAQTQPPNAAVKTAAVAQLTSSKKAQALPASLPKVQAAAESSEESDSEEESIPPQQPTPAKLVLAPKPPDTTASAAKLTPPTGTGTHRVAISPGKAAAAAVSESSSSSSSESEDDELPAGQQGAASGKATTPAGKGVQASAPRLQSLSVKGRGPIAGKAGLQAAGGSTQRPVLPVLPAKGPSPESSSSSDSEEEEEETVKQPLKPAGVPQKQGAAKEAESSSSESSEEDQQPSQSLLTGYQGLPKAPAGPQAQKPASLTIPKPGRRKAAATASALVKPRKAALPDVSASDSSDSDTDTEKSPANQKAGSKLPSPGAEVKVASGKGAMVGKAGGKALLVKAGLPLAQNDASSKGAPGPLSAYTLLSIAPSAKESSASESEDETTTAAKALAGPTPGEPEGGKKEKKTKKTTVASAKALKAVKTPKGGDKENKKQKSSLKRKLAAVGAAGVTEPKLKKLKSSLEAPKKKKSKVGSSKEKKKKSGKKKKTLKDKKKKSKKAASGAEPSADGSAPAHKKKKKKKKKKKEAELQGSL, from the exons GACTCCCCCAAATGCCAAGAAACGAAAGGCGAGCGACTTGGAGAGAGGCGTTCCAACAAAAAAGATCAGAGTTCCTGATCCCAAGAGCAGCTCCGAAAGCTCAGAAGAGGAGACAAAAGCTGTGACAG CAGGTGCCCCTGTTGTGAGTAACTCCACAgtgcaggcagagagcagcgagGACGAAGACTCCTCTTCCGAAGAGGAGGCGGTGGctggaaaggaaacaaaggag gTGAGACCCGCTGCTGCCAGTAGCAAAGCTGCCAATTCTCTGCCACATGTTGCCCACAACAAAGCCAATGCTACTTCAGGtaagctggcagctgctgctggggcaggaaaGAGCAAAGCCGCCTCCAACAAGCTCATGCCTGCTGTTCCAGCTGCCTCTTCAACTCTGGTCAAAGCAGGGCAGAAGAAAGCTCCTGCCGGTAGGCCAGGAACTGCTGCAGCAACTCGGGCCAAAGTCGGGCAAAGCAAAGCAGTAGGAGCAGTAACCGCAAAGGCAGCAGAGAGCTCCGAAAGCAGCAATTCGTCGGAGAATGAGGAAGGGGAGAAGAGGCCAGCAGGCAAGCTCCCAGGTCCCAAATCGG CGCTAAAGCCACCAGCTGGAAAGGccgagcagagcagtgagggctCGAGTGGTGACACTTCCTCTGAAGAGGAATTAGAAACCCCAGTGCTCCAG ACAAAACCAGCTGGGAGAGCAGTGCCGATCAACGCAACACCAGTGAAAAGTGCTCCAGCCACTCCAGTGCTTACCAAGAGGTCCCCAGGGAAAGTGGGCACCCCAGCTCCATGGAAACGAACCACAGAAACACCAACCCAGGGCAAATCAGGCGTTGCAAAGGTGACTGCTCCTGCAAAGGCTGCTGGGAGCGCAAAGGCGCAGGACACTTCTGAGAGCAGCAGCGACTCGGACAGCGAAGATGAGGAAGCCAGGTCAGCTGCGCAG agATTGCCACAGTCTCAGGCTCCTTCTGGTGCCAAGCCCTGCCCGGTTGGTACAGCTGTGAGccctgtgaaagcagctgcaagTGCCTTGAAGGGCCAGGACTCAGAGAGTGAGAGCAGTTTGTCTTCGGACAGcgaggaggaagaggcagcacAAACACAGCCTCCTAATGCTG CAGTGAAGACCGCTGCGGTGGCACAGCTGACGAGCAGCAAGAAGGCCCAGGCCCTGCCAGCATCTCTTCCAAAagtgcaagcagcagcagagagcagtgagGAGTCTGACTCGGAGGAGGAGTCAATCCCTCCACAG cAACCAACCCCAGCAAAACTTGTCCTTGCCCCGAAACCTCCGGACACAACAGCCAGCGCAGCAAAGCTCACGCCGCCCACTGGGACAGGGACACACAGAGTAGCCATCAGCCCCGGGAAGGCAGCTGCTGCCGCAGTGTCTGAGAGCTCAAGTTCGAGTTCCTCCGAGAGCGAGGACGACGAGCTGCCTGCAGGACAG CAAGGGGCTGCCTCAGGTAAAGCCACTACCCCTGCAGGGAAGGGTGTGCAAGCCAGTGCTCCCAGGTTGCAGAGCCTTTCGGTCAAGGGCAGAGGTCCCATTGCAGGAAAAGCAGGACTTCAGGCTGCAGGCGGGAGCACCCAGCGCCCGGTTTTGCCCGTCCTGCCTGCCAAAGGGCCGAGCCCGGAAAGTAGCAGTTCCTCGGACagcgaggaggaagaggaggaaacgGTCAAGCAGCCCCTAAAGCCTG CAGGGGTGCCCCAGAAGCAGGGAGCAGCGAAGGAGGCCGAGAGCTCCTCCTCAGAGTCCAGTGAGGAAGACCAGCAGCCCTCACAG TCCCTTCTCACAGGTTATCAAGGTCTTCCTaaggccccagcagggccccaagCCCAGAAACCTGCTTCCTTGACCATACCCAAACCCGGCCGTagaaaagcagcagccactgccagtgccctCGTGAAACCTAGGAAAGCAGCGCTGCCAGACGTCTCGGCGAGCGACAGCAGTGACTCCGACACAGACACCGAGAAGTCGCcagccaaccagaaggcag GGAGCAAGTTGCCCTCTCCTGGAGCAGAAGTGAAAGTGGCCTCCGGCAAAGGCGCTATGGTGGGGAAAGCGGGAGGCAAGGCCTTGCTAGTAAAGGCAGGCCTGCCTCTGGCTCAGAATGACGCCAGTTCAAAGGGCGCTCCGGGGCCGCTGTCAGCCTACACCCTGCTGTCCATAGCACCATCAGCGAAGGAGAGCTCGGCGAGTGAGAGTGAAGACGAGACGACCACTGCTGCCAAGGCTCTGGCCGGGCCCACACCAGGAGAGCCGGAGGGAGGCAAGAAggagaaaaagacaaagaaaacgACTGTGGCTTCAGCCAAGGCTCTGAAAGCGGTGAAAACACCCAAGGGGGGGGACAAAGAGAACAAGAAGCAGAAATCCTCCCTGAAGAGGAAGCTGGcggcagtgggagctgcgggcGTGACAGAGCCCAAGCTGAAGAAGCTGAAAAGCAGCCTCGAGGcgcccaaaaagaaaaaaagcaaagtgGGAAGCAgcaaggagaaaaagaagaaatctGGTAAAA AGAAGAAGACGCTGAAAGACAAGAAGAAGAAGAGCAAGAAGGCTGCCTCCGGAGCGGAGCCGAGCGCAGACGGGTCTGCTCCTgcccacaaaaagaaaaagaaaaagaaaaag AAGAAGAAAGAGGCTGAGCTCCAGGGATCCTTGTGA
- the TCOF1 gene encoding treacle protein isoform X7 has translation MAAAGRGQRQLLVLIHQHLLRAGYVKAARELQLQLGQKEFPAQLTSLEDIFTHWQQTPPNAKKRKASDLERGVPTKKIRVPDPKSSSESSEEETKAVTAGAPVVSNSTVQAESSEDEDSSSEEEAVAGKETKEVRPAAASSKAANSLPHVAHNKANATSGKLAAAAGAGKSKAASNKLMPAVPAASSTLVKAGQKKAPAGRPGTAAATRAKVGQSKAVGAVTAKAAESSESSNSSENEEGEKRPAALKPPAGKAEQSSEGSSGDTSSEEELETPVLQTKPAGRAVPINATPVKSAPATPVLTKRSPGKVGTPAPWKRTTETPTQGKSGVAKVTAPAKAAGSAKAQDTSESSSDSDSEDEEARSAAQTDPSAKAPQATATLLKSAPATPLAARAAPAKASIPAPRKQLSKLAVPSQASMGPGTPRTTAKAEESSESSDSSGSEDEAPPVPISQKRLPQSQAPSGAKPCPVGTAVSPVKAAASALKGQDSESESSLSSDSEEEEAAQTQPPNAAVKTAAVAQLTSSKKAQALPASLPKVQAAAESSEESDSEEESIPPQQPTPAKLVLAPKPPDTTASAAKLTPPTGTGTHRVAISPGKAAAAAVSESSSSSSSESEDDELPAGQQGAASGKATTPAGKGVQASAPRLQSLSVKGRGPIAGKAGLQAAGGSTQRPVLPVLPAKGPSPESSSSSDSEEEEEETVKQPLKPAGVPQKQGAAKEAESSSSESSEEDQQPSQSLLTGYQGLPKAPAGPQAQKPASLTIPKPGRRKAAATASALVKPRKAALPDVSASDSSDSDTDTEKSPANQKAGSKLPSPGAEVKVASGKGAMVGKAGGKALLVKAGLPLAQNDASSKGAPGPLSAYTLLSIAPSAKESSASESEDETTTAAKALAGPTPGEPEGGKKEKKTKKTTVASAKALKAVKTPKGGDKENKKQKSSLKRKLAAVGAAGVTEPKLKKLKSSLEAPKKKKSKVGSSKEKKKKSGKKKKTLKDKKKKSKKAASGAEPSADGSAPAHKKKKKKKKKKKEAELQGSL, from the exons GACTCCCCCAAATGCCAAGAAACGAAAGGCGAGCGACTTGGAGAGAGGCGTTCCAACAAAAAAGATCAGAGTTCCTGATCCCAAGAGCAGCTCCGAAAGCTCAGAAGAGGAGACAAAAGCTGTGACAG CAGGTGCCCCTGTTGTGAGTAACTCCACAgtgcaggcagagagcagcgagGACGAAGACTCCTCTTCCGAAGAGGAGGCGGTGGctggaaaggaaacaaaggag gTGAGACCCGCTGCTGCCAGTAGCAAAGCTGCCAATTCTCTGCCACATGTTGCCCACAACAAAGCCAATGCTACTTCAGGtaagctggcagctgctgctggggcaggaaaGAGCAAAGCCGCCTCCAACAAGCTCATGCCTGCTGTTCCAGCTGCCTCTTCAACTCTGGTCAAAGCAGGGCAGAAGAAAGCTCCTGCCGGTAGGCCAGGAACTGCTGCAGCAACTCGGGCCAAAGTCGGGCAAAGCAAAGCAGTAGGAGCAGTAACCGCAAAGGCAGCAGAGAGCTCCGAAAGCAGCAATTCGTCGGAGAATGAGGAAGGGGAGAAGAGGCCAGCAG CGCTAAAGCCACCAGCTGGAAAGGccgagcagagcagtgagggctCGAGTGGTGACACTTCCTCTGAAGAGGAATTAGAAACCCCAGTGCTCCAG ACAAAACCAGCTGGGAGAGCAGTGCCGATCAACGCAACACCAGTGAAAAGTGCTCCAGCCACTCCAGTGCTTACCAAGAGGTCCCCAGGGAAAGTGGGCACCCCAGCTCCATGGAAACGAACCACAGAAACACCAACCCAGGGCAAATCAGGCGTTGCAAAGGTGACTGCTCCTGCAAAGGCTGCTGGGAGCGCAAAGGCGCAGGACACTTCTGAGAGCAGCAGCGACTCGGACAGCGAAGATGAGGAAGCCAGGTCAGCTGCGCAG ACGGACCCATCTGCAAAAGCTCCCCAGGCCACGGCGACACTGCTGAAAAGTGCACCAGCCACTCCTCTGGCCGCCAGGGCGGCTCCAGCGAAAGCCTCAATACCAGCTCCGCGAAAGCAGCTCTCAAAACTAGCTGTGCCCAGCCAGGCTAGCATGGGGCCTGGAACGCCTAGAACCACTGCAAAGGCAGAAGAGAGTTCAGAGAGCAGCGACTCGTCGGGAAGTGAGGATGAGGCTCCCCCGGTGCCAATAAGCCAGAAG agATTGCCACAGTCTCAGGCTCCTTCTGGTGCCAAGCCCTGCCCGGTTGGTACAGCTGTGAGccctgtgaaagcagctgcaagTGCCTTGAAGGGCCAGGACTCAGAGAGTGAGAGCAGTTTGTCTTCGGACAGcgaggaggaagaggcagcacAAACACAGCCTCCTAATGCTG CAGTGAAGACCGCTGCGGTGGCACAGCTGACGAGCAGCAAGAAGGCCCAGGCCCTGCCAGCATCTCTTCCAAAagtgcaagcagcagcagagagcagtgagGAGTCTGACTCGGAGGAGGAGTCAATCCCTCCACAG cAACCAACCCCAGCAAAACTTGTCCTTGCCCCGAAACCTCCGGACACAACAGCCAGCGCAGCAAAGCTCACGCCGCCCACTGGGACAGGGACACACAGAGTAGCCATCAGCCCCGGGAAGGCAGCTGCTGCCGCAGTGTCTGAGAGCTCAAGTTCGAGTTCCTCCGAGAGCGAGGACGACGAGCTGCCTGCAGGACAG CAAGGGGCTGCCTCAGGTAAAGCCACTACCCCTGCAGGGAAGGGTGTGCAAGCCAGTGCTCCCAGGTTGCAGAGCCTTTCGGTCAAGGGCAGAGGTCCCATTGCAGGAAAAGCAGGACTTCAGGCTGCAGGCGGGAGCACCCAGCGCCCGGTTTTGCCCGTCCTGCCTGCCAAAGGGCCGAGCCCGGAAAGTAGCAGTTCCTCGGACagcgaggaggaagaggaggaaacgGTCAAGCAGCCCCTAAAGCCTG CAGGGGTGCCCCAGAAGCAGGGAGCAGCGAAGGAGGCCGAGAGCTCCTCCTCAGAGTCCAGTGAGGAAGACCAGCAGCCCTCACAG TCCCTTCTCACAGGTTATCAAGGTCTTCCTaaggccccagcagggccccaagCCCAGAAACCTGCTTCCTTGACCATACCCAAACCCGGCCGTagaaaagcagcagccactgccagtgccctCGTGAAACCTAGGAAAGCAGCGCTGCCAGACGTCTCGGCGAGCGACAGCAGTGACTCCGACACAGACACCGAGAAGTCGCcagccaaccagaaggcag GGAGCAAGTTGCCCTCTCCTGGAGCAGAAGTGAAAGTGGCCTCCGGCAAAGGCGCTATGGTGGGGAAAGCGGGAGGCAAGGCCTTGCTAGTAAAGGCAGGCCTGCCTCTGGCTCAGAATGACGCCAGTTCAAAGGGCGCTCCGGGGCCGCTGTCAGCCTACACCCTGCTGTCCATAGCACCATCAGCGAAGGAGAGCTCGGCGAGTGAGAGTGAAGACGAGACGACCACTGCTGCCAAGGCTCTGGCCGGGCCCACACCAGGAGAGCCGGAGGGAGGCAAGAAggagaaaaagacaaagaaaacgACTGTGGCTTCAGCCAAGGCTCTGAAAGCGGTGAAAACACCCAAGGGGGGGGACAAAGAGAACAAGAAGCAGAAATCCTCCCTGAAGAGGAAGCTGGcggcagtgggagctgcgggcGTGACAGAGCCCAAGCTGAAGAAGCTGAAAAGCAGCCTCGAGGcgcccaaaaagaaaaaaagcaaagtgGGAAGCAgcaaggagaaaaagaagaaatctGGTAAAA AGAAGAAGACGCTGAAAGACAAGAAGAAGAAGAGCAAGAAGGCTGCCTCCGGAGCGGAGCCGAGCGCAGACGGGTCTGCTCCTgcccacaaaaagaaaaagaaaaagaaaaag AAGAAGAAAGAGGCTGAGCTCCAGGGATCCTTGTGA